One segment of Anopheles stephensi strain Indian chromosome 3, UCI_ANSTEP_V1.0, whole genome shotgun sequence DNA contains the following:
- the LOC118509527 gene encoding 2-oxoglutarate dehydrogenase, mitochondrial isoform X2, protein MHRARTALHMVNPMGQQNFGAFLLKKPASKLTTELVAASSVKLYNSAAAEPFLNGSSSNYIDDMYNAWLRDPASVHASWDAYFRNNSYAAPPSLAPVPKNHVPAAQYLGSSLPAVAGGGVAVGGRIDDKLIDDHLAVQAIIRSYQSRGHLVADIDPLGILNAEINPERANLRANEKVTRSYMNFEEADMERVFKLPSTTFIGGKEKFLPLREILGRLEKAYCNKIGVEFMFINSLEQCNWIRERFETPNIMTYTNEEKRLILARLTRATGFEAFLAKKFSSEKRFGLEGCEIMIPAMKEVIDVSTRLGVESIIMGMPHRGRLNVLANVCRKPLHQIFTQFAGLEAADDGSGDVKYHLGTYIERLNRVTNKNIRLAVVANPSHLEAVDPVVQGKTRAEQFYRGDGEGKKVMSILLHGDAAFCGQGVVFETMHLSDLPDYTTHGTIHIVVNNQIGFTTDPRHSRSSPYCTDVARVVNAPIFHVNGDDPEAVMHVCKVAAEWRATFHKDVIIDIVSYRRNGHNEIDEPMFTQPLMYKKIRGTKPALDIYANQLISEGVVTAEEVKSVKDKYEKICEEAFEQAKTETHIKYKDWIDSPWSGFFEGKDPLKVAPTGVIEETLVHIGNRFSSPPPNAAEFVIHKGLLRVLAARKEMLENKTIDWALAEAMAFGSLLKEGIHVRLSGQDVERGTFSHRHHVLHHQTVDKATYRPLCHLYPDQAPYTVCNSSLSEFGVLGFELGYSMTNPNALVCWEAQFGDFNNTAQCIIDQFVSSGQAKWVRQSGLVMLLPHGMEGMGPEHSSARVERFLQMCSDDPDYFPPESDEFAIRQLHDINWIVANCSTPGNYFHLLRRQIALPFRKPLIVLTPKSLLRHPECRSNFSEMTEGTDFQRLIPDALTAENPNQVKRVIFCTGRVYYDLLKARRDRKLDNDIAISRIEQISPFPYDLVKAECAKYPNAELVWAQEEHKNQGCWTYVQPRFDTAINSTRDFSVQEEKLVQQKTGQGFNIPQGTFNSPTSGSAASKGRKVRISSRPLSYVGRPCGASTATGSKAQHLKELKNLLDDAMAL, encoded by the exons ATGCATCGCGCAAGAACAGCACTCCACATGGTGAACCCGATGGGTCAGCAGAACTTCGGAGCATTTCTGCTGAAGAAACCGGCGTCGAAG CTGACCACCGAACTGGTTGCCGCTTCGTCCGTGAAGCTTTACAACTCCGCCGCAGCCGAACCGTTCCTGAATGGTTCCTCGTCAAACTACATCGACGATATGTACAATGCGTGGCTGCGAGATCCAGCTTCCGTGCATGCG TCTTGGGATGCATATTTCCGCAATAACTCGTACGCCGCACCACCGAGCTTAGCTCCGGTGCCGAAGAACCATGTACCCGCCGCACAGTACCTCGGTAGCTCGCTGCCAGCCGTGGCAGGCGGTGGCGTCGCCGTCGGTGGACGCATCGACGATAAGCTGATCGATGATCATCTTGCCGTGCAAGCTATCATTCGCAGCTATCAG TCCCGTGGGCACCTGGTTGCGGACATTGATCCGCTGGGCATTCTGAATGCCGAAATCAACCCGGAGAGAGCGAATCTGCGTGCGAATGAAAAAGTTACCCGCAGTTATATGAACTTCG AGGAAGCCGACATGGAGCGCGTGTTCAAGCTGCCGAGCACAACGTTCATCGGTGGCAAGGAAAAGTTCCTGCCGCTGCGTGAAATTCTGGGCCGGCTGGAGAAGGCGTACTGCAACAAGATCGGCGTCGAGTTCATGTTCATCAACTCGCTCGAACAGTGCAACTGGATCCGCGAGCGCTTCGAAACGCCCAACATCATGACGTACACGAACGAGGAGAAACGTTTGATCCTGGCTCGTCTGACGCGCGCGACCGGCTTCGAAGCGTTCCTGGCGAAGAAATTCTCGTCGGAAAAGCGTTTCGGGCTGGAGGGTTGTGAGATTATGATTCCCGCCATGAAGGAGGTAATCGACGTGTCGACGCGCCTTGGCGTTGAGTCGATCATCATGGGTATGCCGCACCGTGGTCGCTTGAACGTGCTGGCCAACGTGTGCCGCAAGCCGCTGCACCAGATCTTTACGCAGTTTGCCGGTTTGGAAGCGGCCGATGAT GGTTCCGGTGACGTAAAGTACCATCTGGGTACGTACATTGAGCGGCTGAACCGTGTGACGAACAAGAACATTCGTCTGGCCGTCGTCGCCAACCCGTCCCATCTGGAGGCGGTCGATCCGGTAGTCCAGGGTAAGACGCGCGCCGAACAGTTCTACCGCGGCGATGGCGAGGGCAAGAAGGTGATGTCGATCCTGCTGCACGGTGATGCCGCGTTCTGCGGACAGGGTGTGGTGTTCGAGACGATGCATTTGTCCGACCTGCCGGACTACACCACGCACGGTACGATCCACATTGTGGTGAACAATCAGATCGGCTTCACGACCGATCCGCGTCACTCGCGCTCGTCGCCCTACTGCACGGACGTGGCACGCGTCGTCAATGCGCCCATCTTCCACGTGAACGGTGACGATCCGGAAGCGGTGATGCACGTGTGCAAGGTGGCGGCCGAATGGCGCGCCACCTTCCACAAGGACGTCATCATCGATATCGTGAGCTACCGGCGCAACGGGCACAACGAAATCGATGAGCCAATGTTCACGCAGCCGCTCATGTACAAGAAGATCCGCGGCACCAAGCCGGCGCTCGATATCTACGCGAACCAGCTGATCAGCGAGGGAGTCGTGACGGCCGAGGAGGTGAAGAGCGTGAAGGACAAGTACGAGAAGATTTGCGAGGAAGCGTTCGAGCAGGCAAAGACCGAAACGCACATCAAGTACAAGGACTGGATCGATTCGCCGTGGTCGGGCTTCTTCGAGGGCAAGGACCCGCTGAAGGTCGCCCCGACCGGGGTGATCGAAGAGACGCTGGTCCACATCGGCAACCGTTTCTCGTCGCCACCCCCGAACGCGGCCGAATTCGTCATCCACAAGGGTTTGCTGCGTGTGCTGGCCGCGCGTAAGGAAatgttggaaaacaaaacgatcgatTGGGCGCTGGCCGAAGCGATGGCGTTTGGTTCGCTGCTGAAGGAAGGCATCCACGTCCGACTGTCCGGCCAGGACGTGGAGCGTGGCACATTCTCGCACCGTCATCACGTGCTGCACCATCAGACGGTCGACAAGGCGACGTACCGGCCGCTGTGCCACCTCTACCCGGATCAGGCCCCGTACACGGTGTGCAACAGCTCGCTGTCCGAGTTCGGTGTGCTCGGCTTTGAGTTGGGCTACTCGATGACCAACCCGAACGCGCTCGTCTGCTGGGAGGCCCAGTTCGGCGACTTCAACAACACCGCACAGTGCATTATCGATCAGTTCGTGTCGTCCGGACAGGCGAAATGGGTGCGCCAGAGCGGtttggtgatgctgctgccgcaCGGTATGGAGGGTATGGGACCGGAACATTCGTCGGCCCGCGTCGAGCGGTTCTTGCAGATGTGCTCGGACGATCCCGACTACTTCCCGCCAGAGTCGGACGAGTTTGCCATCCGGCAGCTGCACGACATCAACTGGATCGTGGCCAACTGTTCGACCCCGGGCAACTACTTCCACCTGCTGCGTCGCCAGATTGCGCTGCCGTTCCGCAAGCCGCTCATCGTGCTGACGCCCAAGTCGCTGCTGCGTCATCCGGAGTGCAGGAGCAACTTTAGCGAGATGACGGAGGGAACCGATTTCCAGCG ATTGATTCCCGACGCGCTGACCGCCGAAAACCCGAACCAGGTTAAGCGTGTGATTTTCTGTACTGGCCGTGTGTACTACGACCTGCTGAAGGCCCGTCGTGACCGCAAGCTGGATAACGATATTGCAATCAGCCGTATCGAACAG ATCTCGCCCTTCCCGTACGATCTGGTGAAGGCCGAATGCGCCAAATACCCGAACGCTGAGCTGGTGTGGGCCCAGGAGGAACACAAGAACCAGGGCTGCTGGACGTACGTGCAGCCACGCTTCGACACCGCGATCAACTCGACTCGTGATTTCAG CGTGCAAGAGGAAAAGCTTGTGCAGCAGAAAACCGGCCAAGGATTCAATATCCCGCAAGGTACCTTTAACTCTCCGACGAGCGGTTCCGCGGCCAGCAAGGGTCGCAAGGTGCGAATCTCATCGCGACCACTTAG
- the LOC118509527 gene encoding 2-oxoglutarate dehydrogenase, mitochondrial isoform X1, which produces MHRARTALHMVNPMGQQNFGAFLLKKPASKLTTELVAASSVKLYNSAAAEPFLNGSSSNYIDDMYNAWLRDPASVHASWDAYFRNNSYAAPPSLAPVPKNHVPAAQYLGSSLPAVAGGGVAVGGRIDDKLIDDHLAVQAIIRSYQIRGHNVARLDPLGINSADLDDKTPPELLYSSYRFVHQRILECISNEDRRLLMGMKEADMERVFKLPSTTFIGGKEKFLPLREILGRLEKAYCNKIGVEFMFINSLEQCNWIRERFETPNIMTYTNEEKRLILARLTRATGFEAFLAKKFSSEKRFGLEGCEIMIPAMKEVIDVSTRLGVESIIMGMPHRGRLNVLANVCRKPLHQIFTQFAGLEAADDGSGDVKYHLGTYIERLNRVTNKNIRLAVVANPSHLEAVDPVVQGKTRAEQFYRGDGEGKKVMSILLHGDAAFCGQGVVFETMHLSDLPDYTTHGTIHIVVNNQIGFTTDPRHSRSSPYCTDVARVVNAPIFHVNGDDPEAVMHVCKVAAEWRATFHKDVIIDIVSYRRNGHNEIDEPMFTQPLMYKKIRGTKPALDIYANQLISEGVVTAEEVKSVKDKYEKICEEAFEQAKTETHIKYKDWIDSPWSGFFEGKDPLKVAPTGVIEETLVHIGNRFSSPPPNAAEFVIHKGLLRVLAARKEMLENKTIDWALAEAMAFGSLLKEGIHVRLSGQDVERGTFSHRHHVLHHQTVDKATYRPLCHLYPDQAPYTVCNSSLSEFGVLGFELGYSMTNPNALVCWEAQFGDFNNTAQCIIDQFVSSGQAKWVRQSGLVMLLPHGMEGMGPEHSSARVERFLQMCSDDPDYFPPESDEFAIRQLHDINWIVANCSTPGNYFHLLRRQIALPFRKPLIVLTPKSLLRHPECRSNFSEMTEGTDFQRLIPDALTAENPNQVKRVIFCTGRVYYDLLKARRDRKLDNDIAISRIEQISPFPYDLVKAECAKYPNAELVWAQEEHKNQGCWTYVQPRFDTAINSTRDFSVQEEKLVQQKTGQGFNIPQGTFNSPTSGSAASKGRKVRISSRPLSYVGRPCGASTATGSKAQHLKELKNLLDDAMAL; this is translated from the exons ATGCATCGCGCAAGAACAGCACTCCACATGGTGAACCCGATGGGTCAGCAGAACTTCGGAGCATTTCTGCTGAAGAAACCGGCGTCGAAG CTGACCACCGAACTGGTTGCCGCTTCGTCCGTGAAGCTTTACAACTCCGCCGCAGCCGAACCGTTCCTGAATGGTTCCTCGTCAAACTACATCGACGATATGTACAATGCGTGGCTGCGAGATCCAGCTTCCGTGCATGCG TCTTGGGATGCATATTTCCGCAATAACTCGTACGCCGCACCACCGAGCTTAGCTCCGGTGCCGAAGAACCATGTACCCGCCGCACAGTACCTCGGTAGCTCGCTGCCAGCCGTGGCAGGCGGTGGCGTCGCCGTCGGTGGACGCATCGACGATAAGCTGATCGATGATCATCTTGCCGTGCAAGCTATCATTCGCAGCTATCAG ATCAGAGGGCATAATGTGGCCCGGCTTGACCCGCTCGGCATCAATAGTGCAGACCTGGACGATAAAACTCCACCAGAGTTGCTGTACTCGTCCTACCGTTTCG TACACCAAAGGATCTTGGAGTGTATAAGCAATGAAGATCGTCGGCTGCTGATGGGGATGA AGGAAGCCGACATGGAGCGCGTGTTCAAGCTGCCGAGCACAACGTTCATCGGTGGCAAGGAAAAGTTCCTGCCGCTGCGTGAAATTCTGGGCCGGCTGGAGAAGGCGTACTGCAACAAGATCGGCGTCGAGTTCATGTTCATCAACTCGCTCGAACAGTGCAACTGGATCCGCGAGCGCTTCGAAACGCCCAACATCATGACGTACACGAACGAGGAGAAACGTTTGATCCTGGCTCGTCTGACGCGCGCGACCGGCTTCGAAGCGTTCCTGGCGAAGAAATTCTCGTCGGAAAAGCGTTTCGGGCTGGAGGGTTGTGAGATTATGATTCCCGCCATGAAGGAGGTAATCGACGTGTCGACGCGCCTTGGCGTTGAGTCGATCATCATGGGTATGCCGCACCGTGGTCGCTTGAACGTGCTGGCCAACGTGTGCCGCAAGCCGCTGCACCAGATCTTTACGCAGTTTGCCGGTTTGGAAGCGGCCGATGAT GGTTCCGGTGACGTAAAGTACCATCTGGGTACGTACATTGAGCGGCTGAACCGTGTGACGAACAAGAACATTCGTCTGGCCGTCGTCGCCAACCCGTCCCATCTGGAGGCGGTCGATCCGGTAGTCCAGGGTAAGACGCGCGCCGAACAGTTCTACCGCGGCGATGGCGAGGGCAAGAAGGTGATGTCGATCCTGCTGCACGGTGATGCCGCGTTCTGCGGACAGGGTGTGGTGTTCGAGACGATGCATTTGTCCGACCTGCCGGACTACACCACGCACGGTACGATCCACATTGTGGTGAACAATCAGATCGGCTTCACGACCGATCCGCGTCACTCGCGCTCGTCGCCCTACTGCACGGACGTGGCACGCGTCGTCAATGCGCCCATCTTCCACGTGAACGGTGACGATCCGGAAGCGGTGATGCACGTGTGCAAGGTGGCGGCCGAATGGCGCGCCACCTTCCACAAGGACGTCATCATCGATATCGTGAGCTACCGGCGCAACGGGCACAACGAAATCGATGAGCCAATGTTCACGCAGCCGCTCATGTACAAGAAGATCCGCGGCACCAAGCCGGCGCTCGATATCTACGCGAACCAGCTGATCAGCGAGGGAGTCGTGACGGCCGAGGAGGTGAAGAGCGTGAAGGACAAGTACGAGAAGATTTGCGAGGAAGCGTTCGAGCAGGCAAAGACCGAAACGCACATCAAGTACAAGGACTGGATCGATTCGCCGTGGTCGGGCTTCTTCGAGGGCAAGGACCCGCTGAAGGTCGCCCCGACCGGGGTGATCGAAGAGACGCTGGTCCACATCGGCAACCGTTTCTCGTCGCCACCCCCGAACGCGGCCGAATTCGTCATCCACAAGGGTTTGCTGCGTGTGCTGGCCGCGCGTAAGGAAatgttggaaaacaaaacgatcgatTGGGCGCTGGCCGAAGCGATGGCGTTTGGTTCGCTGCTGAAGGAAGGCATCCACGTCCGACTGTCCGGCCAGGACGTGGAGCGTGGCACATTCTCGCACCGTCATCACGTGCTGCACCATCAGACGGTCGACAAGGCGACGTACCGGCCGCTGTGCCACCTCTACCCGGATCAGGCCCCGTACACGGTGTGCAACAGCTCGCTGTCCGAGTTCGGTGTGCTCGGCTTTGAGTTGGGCTACTCGATGACCAACCCGAACGCGCTCGTCTGCTGGGAGGCCCAGTTCGGCGACTTCAACAACACCGCACAGTGCATTATCGATCAGTTCGTGTCGTCCGGACAGGCGAAATGGGTGCGCCAGAGCGGtttggtgatgctgctgccgcaCGGTATGGAGGGTATGGGACCGGAACATTCGTCGGCCCGCGTCGAGCGGTTCTTGCAGATGTGCTCGGACGATCCCGACTACTTCCCGCCAGAGTCGGACGAGTTTGCCATCCGGCAGCTGCACGACATCAACTGGATCGTGGCCAACTGTTCGACCCCGGGCAACTACTTCCACCTGCTGCGTCGCCAGATTGCGCTGCCGTTCCGCAAGCCGCTCATCGTGCTGACGCCCAAGTCGCTGCTGCGTCATCCGGAGTGCAGGAGCAACTTTAGCGAGATGACGGAGGGAACCGATTTCCAGCG ATTGATTCCCGACGCGCTGACCGCCGAAAACCCGAACCAGGTTAAGCGTGTGATTTTCTGTACTGGCCGTGTGTACTACGACCTGCTGAAGGCCCGTCGTGACCGCAAGCTGGATAACGATATTGCAATCAGCCGTATCGAACAG ATCTCGCCCTTCCCGTACGATCTGGTGAAGGCCGAATGCGCCAAATACCCGAACGCTGAGCTGGTGTGGGCCCAGGAGGAACACAAGAACCAGGGCTGCTGGACGTACGTGCAGCCACGCTTCGACACCGCGATCAACTCGACTCGTGATTTCAG CGTGCAAGAGGAAAAGCTTGTGCAGCAGAAAACCGGCCAAGGATTCAATATCCCGCAAGGTACCTTTAACTCTCCGACGAGCGGTTCCGCGGCCAGCAAGGGTCGCAAGGTGCGAATCTCATCGCGACCACTTAG
- the LOC118509527 gene encoding 2-oxoglutarate dehydrogenase, mitochondrial isoform X3: MHRARTALHMVNPMGQQNFGAFLLKKPASKLTTELVAASSVKLYNSAAAEPFLNGSSSNYIDDMYNAWLRDPASVHASWDAYFRNNSYAAPPSLAPVPKNHVPAAQYLGSSLPAVAGGGVAVGGRIDDKLIDDHLAVQAIIRSYQIRGHNVARLDPLGINSADLDDKTPPELLYSSYRFEEADMERVFKLPSTTFIGGKEKFLPLREILGRLEKAYCNKIGVEFMFINSLEQCNWIRERFETPNIMTYTNEEKRLILARLTRATGFEAFLAKKFSSEKRFGLEGCEIMIPAMKEVIDVSTRLGVESIIMGMPHRGRLNVLANVCRKPLHQIFTQFAGLEAADDGSGDVKYHLGTYIERLNRVTNKNIRLAVVANPSHLEAVDPVVQGKTRAEQFYRGDGEGKKVMSILLHGDAAFCGQGVVFETMHLSDLPDYTTHGTIHIVVNNQIGFTTDPRHSRSSPYCTDVARVVNAPIFHVNGDDPEAVMHVCKVAAEWRATFHKDVIIDIVSYRRNGHNEIDEPMFTQPLMYKKIRGTKPALDIYANQLISEGVVTAEEVKSVKDKYEKICEEAFEQAKTETHIKYKDWIDSPWSGFFEGKDPLKVAPTGVIEETLVHIGNRFSSPPPNAAEFVIHKGLLRVLAARKEMLENKTIDWALAEAMAFGSLLKEGIHVRLSGQDVERGTFSHRHHVLHHQTVDKATYRPLCHLYPDQAPYTVCNSSLSEFGVLGFELGYSMTNPNALVCWEAQFGDFNNTAQCIIDQFVSSGQAKWVRQSGLVMLLPHGMEGMGPEHSSARVERFLQMCSDDPDYFPPESDEFAIRQLHDINWIVANCSTPGNYFHLLRRQIALPFRKPLIVLTPKSLLRHPECRSNFSEMTEGTDFQRLIPDALTAENPNQVKRVIFCTGRVYYDLLKARRDRKLDNDIAISRIEQISPFPYDLVKAECAKYPNAELVWAQEEHKNQGCWTYVQPRFDTAINSTRDFSVQEEKLVQQKTGQGFNIPQGTFNSPTSGSAASKGRKVRISSRPLSYVGRPCGASTATGSKAQHLKELKNLLDDAMAL; this comes from the exons ATGCATCGCGCAAGAACAGCACTCCACATGGTGAACCCGATGGGTCAGCAGAACTTCGGAGCATTTCTGCTGAAGAAACCGGCGTCGAAG CTGACCACCGAACTGGTTGCCGCTTCGTCCGTGAAGCTTTACAACTCCGCCGCAGCCGAACCGTTCCTGAATGGTTCCTCGTCAAACTACATCGACGATATGTACAATGCGTGGCTGCGAGATCCAGCTTCCGTGCATGCG TCTTGGGATGCATATTTCCGCAATAACTCGTACGCCGCACCACCGAGCTTAGCTCCGGTGCCGAAGAACCATGTACCCGCCGCACAGTACCTCGGTAGCTCGCTGCCAGCCGTGGCAGGCGGTGGCGTCGCCGTCGGTGGACGCATCGACGATAAGCTGATCGATGATCATCTTGCCGTGCAAGCTATCATTCGCAGCTATCAG ATCAGAGGGCATAATGTGGCCCGGCTTGACCCGCTCGGCATCAATAGTGCAGACCTGGACGATAAAACTCCACCAGAGTTGCTGTACTCGTCCTACCGTTTCG AGGAAGCCGACATGGAGCGCGTGTTCAAGCTGCCGAGCACAACGTTCATCGGTGGCAAGGAAAAGTTCCTGCCGCTGCGTGAAATTCTGGGCCGGCTGGAGAAGGCGTACTGCAACAAGATCGGCGTCGAGTTCATGTTCATCAACTCGCTCGAACAGTGCAACTGGATCCGCGAGCGCTTCGAAACGCCCAACATCATGACGTACACGAACGAGGAGAAACGTTTGATCCTGGCTCGTCTGACGCGCGCGACCGGCTTCGAAGCGTTCCTGGCGAAGAAATTCTCGTCGGAAAAGCGTTTCGGGCTGGAGGGTTGTGAGATTATGATTCCCGCCATGAAGGAGGTAATCGACGTGTCGACGCGCCTTGGCGTTGAGTCGATCATCATGGGTATGCCGCACCGTGGTCGCTTGAACGTGCTGGCCAACGTGTGCCGCAAGCCGCTGCACCAGATCTTTACGCAGTTTGCCGGTTTGGAAGCGGCCGATGAT GGTTCCGGTGACGTAAAGTACCATCTGGGTACGTACATTGAGCGGCTGAACCGTGTGACGAACAAGAACATTCGTCTGGCCGTCGTCGCCAACCCGTCCCATCTGGAGGCGGTCGATCCGGTAGTCCAGGGTAAGACGCGCGCCGAACAGTTCTACCGCGGCGATGGCGAGGGCAAGAAGGTGATGTCGATCCTGCTGCACGGTGATGCCGCGTTCTGCGGACAGGGTGTGGTGTTCGAGACGATGCATTTGTCCGACCTGCCGGACTACACCACGCACGGTACGATCCACATTGTGGTGAACAATCAGATCGGCTTCACGACCGATCCGCGTCACTCGCGCTCGTCGCCCTACTGCACGGACGTGGCACGCGTCGTCAATGCGCCCATCTTCCACGTGAACGGTGACGATCCGGAAGCGGTGATGCACGTGTGCAAGGTGGCGGCCGAATGGCGCGCCACCTTCCACAAGGACGTCATCATCGATATCGTGAGCTACCGGCGCAACGGGCACAACGAAATCGATGAGCCAATGTTCACGCAGCCGCTCATGTACAAGAAGATCCGCGGCACCAAGCCGGCGCTCGATATCTACGCGAACCAGCTGATCAGCGAGGGAGTCGTGACGGCCGAGGAGGTGAAGAGCGTGAAGGACAAGTACGAGAAGATTTGCGAGGAAGCGTTCGAGCAGGCAAAGACCGAAACGCACATCAAGTACAAGGACTGGATCGATTCGCCGTGGTCGGGCTTCTTCGAGGGCAAGGACCCGCTGAAGGTCGCCCCGACCGGGGTGATCGAAGAGACGCTGGTCCACATCGGCAACCGTTTCTCGTCGCCACCCCCGAACGCGGCCGAATTCGTCATCCACAAGGGTTTGCTGCGTGTGCTGGCCGCGCGTAAGGAAatgttggaaaacaaaacgatcgatTGGGCGCTGGCCGAAGCGATGGCGTTTGGTTCGCTGCTGAAGGAAGGCATCCACGTCCGACTGTCCGGCCAGGACGTGGAGCGTGGCACATTCTCGCACCGTCATCACGTGCTGCACCATCAGACGGTCGACAAGGCGACGTACCGGCCGCTGTGCCACCTCTACCCGGATCAGGCCCCGTACACGGTGTGCAACAGCTCGCTGTCCGAGTTCGGTGTGCTCGGCTTTGAGTTGGGCTACTCGATGACCAACCCGAACGCGCTCGTCTGCTGGGAGGCCCAGTTCGGCGACTTCAACAACACCGCACAGTGCATTATCGATCAGTTCGTGTCGTCCGGACAGGCGAAATGGGTGCGCCAGAGCGGtttggtgatgctgctgccgcaCGGTATGGAGGGTATGGGACCGGAACATTCGTCGGCCCGCGTCGAGCGGTTCTTGCAGATGTGCTCGGACGATCCCGACTACTTCCCGCCAGAGTCGGACGAGTTTGCCATCCGGCAGCTGCACGACATCAACTGGATCGTGGCCAACTGTTCGACCCCGGGCAACTACTTCCACCTGCTGCGTCGCCAGATTGCGCTGCCGTTCCGCAAGCCGCTCATCGTGCTGACGCCCAAGTCGCTGCTGCGTCATCCGGAGTGCAGGAGCAACTTTAGCGAGATGACGGAGGGAACCGATTTCCAGCG ATTGATTCCCGACGCGCTGACCGCCGAAAACCCGAACCAGGTTAAGCGTGTGATTTTCTGTACTGGCCGTGTGTACTACGACCTGCTGAAGGCCCGTCGTGACCGCAAGCTGGATAACGATATTGCAATCAGCCGTATCGAACAG ATCTCGCCCTTCCCGTACGATCTGGTGAAGGCCGAATGCGCCAAATACCCGAACGCTGAGCTGGTGTGGGCCCAGGAGGAACACAAGAACCAGGGCTGCTGGACGTACGTGCAGCCACGCTTCGACACCGCGATCAACTCGACTCGTGATTTCAG CGTGCAAGAGGAAAAGCTTGTGCAGCAGAAAACCGGCCAAGGATTCAATATCCCGCAAGGTACCTTTAACTCTCCGACGAGCGGTTCCGCGGCCAGCAAGGGTCGCAAGGTGCGAATCTCATCGCGACCACTTAG